In the Balearica regulorum gibbericeps isolate bBalReg1 chromosome 3, bBalReg1.pri, whole genome shotgun sequence genome, GGTCATGCTAATGGTTGCCCACCACCAGCAAACAGGGATGCTGTGCAGTTCTGATGAGTCATCATCTTTCTCCACTGAGTAgacaagcactgaaaaaatagaaatcccaacagacaaaaacaaaagcagaagtcCAACTTCCTGGTAGCTATGTCTCAAAGTGGCCCCTAAAGATCGCAGTCCTACAGAGTGCCTGGCCAGTTTCAGGATGCGAAATATCCTCATTAACCGCAGGATCTGAACCACTTTCCCCATATTTTCAATatcttcactttcttcttcctttgtgtCCACAGCCAAGGTGGCATAAAATGGGATAATAGAGACAAAATCAATGATATTCAGTGGTTTCTTCCAGAACTTCTTTTGACTTGGAGCGGTGATGAGCCTGATCACTAGCTCAGCAGTGAACCAGATGATGCACGTAATCTCCACAGCTTCCAGCACAGGGTCTTCAATCTCCCTGTCATTGGCATCCAGCCTTTGAAACTCTGGCATGCTGTGAATGCACATCGCCACGATTGATGCCAGGACAACACTCAGGGATGACACGGCAATTAACTTGGCAGACAAGCAGTATGCAGGATTTTCCATTCTGACCcagatcttttttcttatttcaccaAAACACAGATTGTCAAACTTTTCCAGCTCTTTATCAAATATGGATGACTCTTCATTAGAGGAGTCTATACTTCTGTCATTGCTCTTCTGATCCCAGTCTTTCTCAGGaccttcttctttcctttcttggtACCGATTGCTGCAGCAAGAATCAATAAACAGCTCATTTATCCCCCAGTATTCTATTTcctggcagaaggaaaagacacaaagttcTTCCATGACATGAAGTTTGCCCGTATAGTAAAAATTCAGAACGTATCGGAACAAGGAAGGATTCCTGTCAAAGTAATATTCTTTGTCTGCAACACTATAATCATCACACAGTTCCAGAATAGCCTCTTCTGAATGGCATTTGAGAAGCTTCCCAAGTCTAGTATGGGGAAATCGGAGCAAGGTGCTTTGATCCACTGATTGCTTAAATCCACCTACATTCAAATTGATAAGTTCTGCATCTTTGCCAGGTCTGCGGAAAAATTCACCATAAACCATTTTGAACAGAAGAGTTCCACTGCTGGTGCCCAATGAGATTACATTGAACCTGAAAAGAACATAAGATATTGTTAGAgcatttaatttggttttgttcttgtgacacattgttttttccatctctggttACTGTGAAATGCTATAACAAAAAAGAAGCGAAATGATGAATACCATTACTCAGCATTTCACAGAGGTAGGTTTAAATCAGTTTGATGGTTTAACATAGCTTTAGCAAATTTGAAAGCAATAGGTTCTGGTTTAGTTCGCCTTAATTTTTTCTAGTGTGGAGGAAGAATCCCTAATTCATCAGTAAACCAATCTCTGTTCTACTATCACATTGAAATTAATAGTCATGAAATAAGTTCAGTTCAATGATGTAAAAAATCTTTAGTTTAAAGACACAAAACTTGTCAATCTATCAAAACATTTAGGACAAAGCTTATGAGCAGGTGTCTCTCAATTATGGTTTCAGTAGAGCTGTATTGATTTATATGATGTTGCAATTTATAACCCACTACTTTCAACATTATCTGCTTGAACGTGGACTGCAATTACTTCTGTTGTCATatcaattaatttctttctagaATCATCCACAGAACAGCATTCTGTAGTCTCAAAAACATATCAAATGTGCATTTGAAGTTTTTCAATTCTTGACTTCAGAGGTTTTTCTAGTGCATATTGGGGTATCTGCCTCCCCTCAAGGTATTTTTCTAACTGCCTTTCTACTCACCTGGAGTGTCACAACCCTCTTATGACCTTGGTCAGTTCCAGAAGCTCTTCCTATCCTGCCACAGCGTAGTCACAACCACTACAGTAATGCTGAGAATTTGGTGTTGAAATATCATTTCTTGAAACAGAAGCTTCCAGAGACGGAACTTCCACAGAAATTTTGCCTCAGCAACTAACTGTGGATGCCTGCAGATAGACAGAAGGACATTTCAATGTTTCCACAATTTACTGTAAGTTAAATCATTCAGCTGAAACTGAATTCAAAAGGGCAGATATTGTTACTAGCAAATAGgttaaattttcaaaacttagctcttccttcccttctaaGGAAAATCTTCAAGCCAAAACTGGCAGTTCTTACACTTGTCATGAGATTACATATAACTTCTGATCATGAggacagtattttatttttttttgatctcTGACACTTCAACATTAATTGATGTATACTAAGctaatttatttcactttaatatGGAAgtcaaagaattttaaatgtgaaaagagAGCATCGTAATTCTCCAGTCCTAACAGATAGACTCATATCATGCAAAGAAATTGCTTTGGTGCTTTTTAATGGCTTGGAAGCTACTCAAGGAACAGACAGTAATTTCTGTACCTGTCCATCTTTCAGTGCCTCCTGCAATAGCACCAGTTATGATTCAGAGTTGGGACATGTTagagtttgaatattttttactgCTCCTCAAGGTCTCCTGACTCAGTTAATGAAGGTCATTCAGGTTATATCTATTTCCCTGTATACAGTGTGTGCACCATGGTTGCATCCCTGCTGTAGGTTGGCATGAGAGAGGAGCACCAGCACTGCTTCGCATAAAAGAAACCTGGGCATTTTCCTCAAACAGGTGTCACTGTAGACTTTAATAAGTTTCAGAATGGATGGTTGGGATACTGGGCCTCAAGGATGAGCCCCACTTTACACCACCAGAACAAGTaggaggcaaaagaaaaaaataacaccaccCCACAATCTTTATTCGCTGTCGGCTTCCAGACGGGGTGAGAACAGAGAAGTAGATCACTGGGAGCTCATGGTGGCAGGGTTTCAGGGCACAAGTTCAGGCACATCAGGTTTTAATATAGatccattttttctgtttaggagGAGGTTACAAAGGACTTTCTGAGCCAAGATCTTCTCGCTCACCACACCTTTAACTTCCCACACACAAGGGTTTCTTCAGAATTGTCACAAACATTACTAGAGATCTACTCAATGCTATTCTCTCTTACAATTTTCCTTGTGTTATTTTGATAGTCCTTCATACAAGTAGTAACACAGGGTCTGATGCCTTAAACCTCATATATTCTACTTTTGCTTCTTCATGGAACTCATTCCAGCCAAAGCTACTGAAAATCTCATAGTAATCTCCCTGTGTATAACAACTGACATGTATAACACACGAACAACCAGGCCCAGAAGATGCTGAAACTACGTATTTGCTCTGGTAATTAATTCTGCAAAACCAGATCTCTATCCAGAGTGAGCTTTATTTatatagtgaaagaaaaatattattttgaaaaatgggaagaagcatttctttttctggcctcactacaacctcctttaAACAACTTATCTTAAATCTAAATTAGtttgaaacattaattttactGTGTGCATAGCCTACCATACAATCAAGATAAAGTTCTTGTTCTGCTAAgacacagggggatggggaaagcaCTATAAGAGACGTGCTGTTTTCTAAGCAAAACAGACAATAGTCAGTTTTTATGGCATGATATGCTGTGTACATAGAAGTGATGTTACACCTTAAGATGCAGTTTGAAGACAGGTATTTACTAGCTAACAGAATGGTTGTAAGACACAGTTGCTCCGGGCATTTCCCAAGGCTCAGCTTTTAGGATTATTaagacataaaataaaaacactgatCACTATTCACAGATGAAGGGCAGCAGGACTCAGCTGATAAACAGTACCACACTTCACTCATGATCTAGAGCCAAGCTGTGTTTTACAAcactataaattaaaaaaaaataaaaaaaccctcatggaCCTGGGTGGCTGGAGGTCAATGtatattcaaaaccaaaaggacTCTATTTATTGATTAATTTAAGGGAATAAAATCTCTACCTCACTTTCAGCAGTTCATTAAGATGAGAGCACTAGCAATGTAAGCtagtactaaaaaaaaacaggcaagaTCTCAGATTAtcggggggggcaggggggcttCTGAccataacaaaaacaaagcaagttttACTCAGAAATAACTAAAGCAAGAACTTAGTGCTCAGCAAATCCTTAATACACTAGATTCTGACTTACTGTTGAGACAGCAATATAAAACCATATTGATTATGCAGATGATATTCATAATGGTGCCTCCCTGTAATTGCTCTGTATAATAAATTCAGTGAGCAACAatttactgctttgttttgagGGCACTGTAGTCATAATTTGTGCaagatgcagagagaaaatggatCTTGCTTAGGAAGGCCATGATCCGGAACCTGCTATAATGCTACTATTAAGCAATTTTTAGGTTAAGGGAAGAATGCACAGGAAATTTTCACGATAACTATGTGAAAAGGAAGTTCATGATCTGAAGAATGTCTTATTTGACTTGCAGGCACCTTCATCCCTGAGCCATGGACCAGGACACTGTTGTGCCAGGCACCATCAGAACAATTTGTGGCATTTAAACAAGTGACTCCAGCAACAGGGCAAAGACCACAGATGACAATTTCTGTCTCAGCACAATGTGCTCTCTACTCAAGGGAACCCTTTACTCACTCAACCaaccttttttttattcaaggGTAAAACTGTGCTCAGCTGGAAACGATGTTTTCCTGGAGTGCCAAAGCCCGTCTCATGAACACCCTAAGAACACAGGGCTACCACAAACTTTGCAACTCTCAACTTGCAATTCAGCATTAACTTCTTTGATCTTCTGTAAACAACATGTATTCATATATAACATAATAAAGTGCTAACCATTCCAAAGCACACGCTTCTTGCCCTGGAGAGAGTAtaagagagaaagcaaatacGTACCAGATGTTAGTTACTTTGTTCCTTTAATTGCTTCAGTTGTTTCAATGAACTACTGGTTAAGAACTCATATagaatagaaaatgaaacaaaacacaaaagaaagatgCTTACTGGAAGaatcaacattattttccaagatgacgaaaaaaacccaacaaatagAAGTTCCAAATGTTAAGCTTGAGGGCCAAATAAAAGCCAGTCATCAGGAAAGCTGTGTGAAAAGgatacaaatattaaaataaaaaacaaattaccaGATCCAACTCTTCCCAATCTAATTTGGAGATGGGCCGTAGCCAGCACTTCTGCAGTCATACATTGTTGGTGAGGCCACAGGCCCATTGTCTGGCTTGGAAGGGGGATTGCAAATTTCTGGGCTTTTAGCACGTTGTGAAATCCCTAAAGCTCACAACAGGAGAGTCACAGAGACAGAGTTTGTATGTACGGTCCCTTTGAGAGAGCTATGCCACACATGTATAACATAccccaaaatgctgctttctaaCCTCTTCTGGAACACACCCCTAAAAGATTTTCAGTGCCAGTGTGGATCCCCATACTGCAAATTTATTTGGCAGCAAAGTTTCTCCTTCTCAGTTACCTTTTACGTATTCTCTACACAAAGTCCCTGTACTCTGTAAGGTCCTACATCACAAGCTTCAGTACATCTTTTTTGACGTGTTGCACATTTGAGCATGGTATTACCTCAGCTACTGGTAATTCCAAACTGGGACAGTTTCAGCTTTTGTTAGCATTAATCTGTCTGTGATTATCCAGGCACAATGGAAAGAAAGTTTAACTGATTTACAGTAGGATAGACTATGTTGTGCTTTGCtacttaaaatattcaaagacaGCACATCCCTACAGATTTTTCTACCAGTTTGCTTCATAGCTATGTTGTCTATAACCTCACCTCCTGCTTGCCACACAGTAACACTTCATAAACCTTTCAGGACTAAGAAAACTCACATTTCAGGATGGTTTCCTCTAAGTTGaaggaatataaataaaaagggcCTAGTCCTGCTCACACTGAAGAGGGATACAATACTGATGTGAACTTGAAAGGGCATGCAAATCCCTGTAACTCTGCAAAATATTCAAACAGctcaaggatatttttttttcccaaagaatcTGATGATCTTGGTAGATTTCCATTTTAGGATTCCCAACtcataaaactgaattttgagcAAATCCACTTGAAAGAGTTTTATTTTGGCACCCAACCATCTCTGGGCACCAGATTTTGCCACCTAATGATGCAGACAACCACTTAGGCTCTAACTTCTGCTAATTTCCTGACAGTTAAGAGCTTCTACAAATCACCCTAGTTACACACGAGCAGCTTTAGACACctaagtacttttaaaaaagctgtggATATGACCCAAACAAACTTCTGCTCAGGATCaatattttcactgattttttaagtgtttgaatTTTTCCACTTGTCATAGGGCAAATACTTGTCTAATGCACCACCTAAAAGTACTGTCTATACTTTCTGACTCACTGAGCATAGTAAAACAACTAAATGCATGTATAATTTACTTGATCAATCACAATTAAGGATTTGGACTGAAATCCAGTTAGTATGACTTAAGCTATTGCCTGTCAGCTGGGCAGTAATAACTGCTTTAGCACACATAATTAAGCctgaaaaaatgtaagaaagacGATATTACTTGGCACAGCCTCTTTCCTTCTGATATAAGCTGTAACCATCAACTCTCCTTTATAATATTTGACACAGCTACATTAACTGTAAAATCATTCGCAAACAGTCTGCGGAGGCAGAGGTTAACTTAAATAAGGCATCTAGCACAAATAGTAAGACCATCTGAAGAAACTGCTCAGTGGTTATGGACATTCTGTGAGGCACACAGGATAAATTCATCCGCTAAATTTTTTGCTCAGTTGTAATTTATATTGTATATTTCATTGGCAGTGACATCCTTTATCCAGAATATTGCATTAAAACGCCATGAAAATAATAGAATTATGCAACTACATTTCTCTTAAAATGCATTCAGTACAACCTCCCAGAAGACCTTAGGTAAATAAAGTTTGAGTTGAAACACCCAGGGCCAAATTTTGTTCTGATGTTACTTGCACGTAAGCCTATTTGGCTAAGTTCATCCCTGGTACAATTCTACTGATGTCACCAGACTGTTTTAGAAACTGAACTTGCGCCAAATGTTCATGCATCTTTGCAATAAAACGGAGCTCAGAAAGAAATGATCATCATTTGGAAACAACAGTAGCTGCTAGGATCTCTGCTgacaataaaatgtaaaattatttaaatatctgtaCCTGTGGAAAAATAGTCTTCaaggcaaaatgttttgttttttttttttttaaagtcacctCCTCCAAAAGCCTGCATAAGGAAGAAATCAAGCTACTGTAACTCAGAGGAAAAGAACACAAGCAAGAATAGAAGAATAAGTATCTCCAGCCCATGGTTCATGCCACTTAGCTTAGGCACATGTTGTCAGGTGAGGTGAATCACCAGAGGTGGGGGCCATCTCTGTATTGACGAGATAAGCAGCCTATATAACCAGTGTCATAAGGTGTCTAACTTGCATGTGGCTAATACTAGGTAAAACGAATCTTCCCACAGTGAAATTCTGCCAATTTTCACTATGAGGAtgctggcaaggacagagtaTATGCCAAGGGGTGGGTATGAGAAAGGGGCAAGGGAAAAAAGCGCTGGCTGTAGCATCAACATGACAGACAGAAGCTGCTTTGGGAATGCAGGCTGTGATCTCAATTGCTTTCTCATATACATCAAGATCTAATACCACCCAGTTATTAGAATGTCATCTTGTAAAatgattaaaaggaaaaaaaaaaaaaaaaaaaggaaaaggtatcCTAACTTGAAAAGCTCCTGGAGATAACACACATTATGACAGTTCACAAGGCTTGCACCTTGCAACATTCCCAAAGGCTCtgcaatttatattttgttcatATAAACTAAAAGATCATTATCCACCTTAACTAAGTGGAATTGATAGAGTCTACCCATAAATCCCCACCAGTTAAGCAGAGTTAAAATGCTGCAGTTACCACACTTGCTGGCTTCCACAGACAGATGACCACACTGAGCATTTCCTTGAGCTATATTGTCCCAGCTGCTGAAGTTCAcagaaacatttaagaaaatgagaatatcCCAAAGCCATTATTACAACCAGGTCAGCATTGTTGTGgtttcacagtaaaataaattgacTCTGTCTCCGGGTTAATTTTTTGGCAATAATCTTGTTTGACAGGTCATCTTAATGACACCCATCAAGAGCACAGTTTCAAAACAAGTACTGTTTGAAGCTAACACTGTAACTTTTAGGTCAAAGGATCTCTGCCATGAGGGCAGTTTCAATACATCTTTCCTCAAATTAATATTCTGTACCCCATTTTCCACTAAGTCCTCCATTGTTTCCATTGAAGTACTTCTCCAATAAGCATGATCAACACAAGATcctattcatagaatcacagaatcatagaatggtatgggttggaagggacctcaaagatcatctagttccaacccccctgccatgggcaccctccactagaccacgttgcccaaagccccaccagcctggtcttaaacacttccagggagggggcatccacaacctctctgggcaacctgttccagtgcctcaccactctcacagtaaagaatttctttctaacatctaatctaaatcgaccctccttcagcttaaacccattaccccttgtcctgtcactacactccctcataaacagtccctcaccatctttcctgtaggccccttcaggtactggtaagccgcaattagatctccccggagccttctcttctccaggctgaacaaccccagctctctcagcctgtcctcacaggagaggtgctccagccctctgatcagctttgtggccctcctctggactcgctccaacagctccatgtctctcctgtactggggcccccagagctggatgcagtactccaggtggggtctcaccagagcgcagtagaggggcaggatcacctccctcgacctgctggtcacacctcttttgatgcagcccaggacacggttggctttctgggctgcaagcacacactgccggctcatgttgagctcctcatcaatcagtacccccaagcccttctcctcagggctgctctcaatccattccctgcccagcctgtgggattgcgccgacccacgtggaggaccttgcacttggccttcttgaacttcatgcagttcacatgggcccacccctccagcctgtcaaggtccctctggatggcatcccttccctccagcgtgtcgaccacaccacacagcttggtgtcatcagcaaacttgctgagggtgcgctcgatcccactgaccatgtcgctgacaaagatgttaaacagtgccggtcccagtacccacccctgaggaacaccactcgtcaccgttctccacttggacattgagccattgaccacaactctgagtgcgaccatccagccaattccttatccaccgagtggtccatccatcaaatccatgtctctccaatttagagacaaggatgtcatgcgggacagtgtgaaatgccttgcacaagtcctATTGTTACACCTATTGTGGTAATTTTGACCACTAGTGGTCAAAAACATCTGATACATGATCCCAGCGTCAGACACTAGGaaaaaattacatggaaaaaagacacatcgacatatttcttaaaaataactcTGCATTCTCCTTTCATCACTGATTAGTCTAGAGTCTAAAGAGGTCCTCAGTGGAACTGTATTTCACTCATAGAGTGCTTTCAAAAGTTAATTACCCAAGCAAATCAGATGATGCAAATACCCAGACTGGGAAAGCAGCATGCCTGAGGTCACACAGCAGATCGGCTGTCCAGAAAGAAGCGcaccccacctccccccacacCATTACCCTCTTCGCAGTCTCCTCAGTAGCTATCACATACCAGACCAGGTACTGGTACCCTGAGACACAAGATCGGGTACTTGGGCCCAGAGCCAGCAGTAAAATGCATTCGGACAGACCAGCCCTATagcagataattaaaaaaaaaaaaaaagtgatttatagGAGTCCCCTCAGACAGAAAGGACAGTCTCTAACTGGACTCAGTGGCAGGTTCAGTAGCCTCTGTTTAacacatctgctgctgctgttatccAGCAAAACTACTCAACTGGCCTATTAATGATCCTACGCAAGctcatttttcctgaaatatgatatcttcaaatatttcttcattaaaaaaaaaaaaaaagcacatttagCTAGAGTAGAAAATCTAAATATTATTCCTGCATTTATAGTGCAGTTTCAAGAGTCAGTGGTTGTACTGAGAGGCTATGATGGCAGAGGTGAGAAACTGCACAATCTATCCCACCATTACAAGCCCTCCAGGGATAAAACAATTAgacatgatattttttttctaatacacAGGTTCATGAACCATTTAAGACTCTCCTGAGTTTTCAAGAAGAGTGGTAATGGTTCACAAGCCTCTACACAGAGATGAATTGTACCCACAGTGAACTATAACTCTTccattttaaggaaagaaatacGGAGTTTGGTGAAATTCAGAGTATGCTTATGTCTTGTGGAAGGGAAACAGAGAGTCAAAATTAAGATTTAACTCACTTCCAGGAAGATTGACCTGATATTCAAAATCTTCCATTCATTTTTCCATCCTCCATTTCCTGATTGTAAAGGAAAActatttattcttatttctcaCCTTGGAGTCTGAGGAATTGTCCTCCAATTCCTAGCACAGATGATTCCTGATGCTGCAAGACTGTTGATCATTTCTGCTCCTAGATTATCTCTTCCTCAtcctaatttttctgttttttttctctttttagaagCAAGATATTTCAAAAGGACACAAAGTCCAATCGCAACAGTCAGTTTCACTGGGTGAAAAAGTTGTTCTGAGCAATGACAAATCTATGCATCCTATAAAGCAGGGCTTTTCCACCTTATGCTGGGAAGAGACACCTGTGAATATAAAACCCAGGACTGTGTTGTAACATATCATAGCAGAAAAAACTGTtagaatcatagcatcatttgggctggaaaagacctttaagatcattgacTCCAACCACTGGGAGACGTGAAATCAGTCCTGCCTGTGCTACCAATCATACCTTCACTAGCACTCAGCCACAGGACAAAAATAGCTAAAAGGGCAATTCAGCTACAGATGGGACAGTGCTGAAACACTCAGTTGTCTACCCATAACTTTTGAATCCATTATAGTTTTATTCTGTAAAGTCCTGGCTTTGGGATAAGCTGCtcaaaaaaatctctctctccaCAATACCATTATGGGTGTATCTATCTCAGTcactttgggggtttttatttataaataaaatgtttacattattAATATACTATCAACTACAGAAATTAGGTCAGGAGGACCTTGAAAACTAATATAATTCAATTCCTCCCCCATCTCAAGGCAGGATCAGTTATTCTTGAACCATTTTTGACAGAAGTTTATTTCATCTCCCACAATAAAgcctgcccagagaggttgggGAATCTAGTCTTGAATGCCCTTGTtctctcaaaattattttcctaacatCTACTTAACCATCCTGTGCTGCAGTTCAGGCCCATGAATGTATATACTTAGAGTAGATTTGGAATGGGATGGAGTCACTGAGGAAGGACAGCAGAAATGGGCTATCTACAAATTCCCCATAACAGTTCAGTTTCTTCCTTTGCTATATATCTGATTTTACTTGGCAGTCTGAGTAGCTAAAGTtacatggtatttttttttaatgttttttaaaaagtctattGATCTCAGAGATAAACAAAGATTGTCTTTACCATGATGAAATTCTCCAAGACACTTGCAGAGTCTCTTAGGCAACAAGAACACAAGCAATTGTTACTGTGGATACTTTGGGTGAAACCTTCAACTGAAAAACCGTAAACACCTTTGTGTTTGAAGCATGTTAATTTCACTAAAGGAGTCtgtgttgttaaaaaaaaaaatgctcttgaCCCAAGACAACTCTGAAGCAGAGCTCCAGATCCCACTTACATAAGTCCTGCATTCTGCTTCAATACAACAATCACTGTCAAAGCATCCAAGTAACTTTTACAATGTGTAAGCACGCATGACATGAGGCCACGCACTATGGGAGGGTATGTGGAGACAGCTGGGGAGAATATCTGCAAGAGATACGTTCCTGAGCATAGAAACTGCTGGATCCAAAAAAAGGAGTTGGACATAGCCTTCCAGCCAACACTGGGAGCAGTTGGTCCAGCATGCTACAGGTCAAGCCAGCCAGCTGTGTCCATCAGGTGCCACCTCAGAG is a window encoding:
- the KCNS3 gene encoding delayed-rectifier potassium channel regulatory subunit KCNS3 isoform X1, translating into MVYGEFFRRPGKDAELINLNVGGFKQSVDQSTLLRFPHTRLGKLLKCHSEEAILELCDDYSVADKEYYFDRNPSLFRYVLNFYYTGKLHVMEELCVFSFCQEIEYWGINELFIDSCCSNRYQERKEEGPEKDWDQKSNDRSIDSSNEESSIFDKELEKFDNLCFGEIRKKIWVRMENPAYCLSAKLIAVSSLSVVLASIVAMCIHSMPEFQRLDANDREIEDPVLEAVEITCIIWFTAELVIRLITAPSQKKFWKKPLNIIDFVSIIPFYATLAVDTKEEESEDIENMGKVVQILRLMRIFRILKLARHSVGLRSLGATLRHSYQEVGLLLLFLSVGISIFSVLVYSVEKDDDSSELHSIPVCWWWATISMTTVGYGDTYPVTLAGKLLGTLCIICGILVVALPITIIFNKFSKYYQKQKDIDPDQCNNDRKEKCNDLPYFNIRDIYAKKMHSFISSLSSVGIVVSDQDSTDASSIEDMEDIYNTTSLENGVTGSRM
- the KCNS3 gene encoding delayed-rectifier potassium channel regulatory subunit KCNS3 isoform X2; its protein translation is MVYGEFFRRPGKDAELINLNVGGFKQSVDQSTLLRFPHTRLGKLLKCHSEEAILELCDDYSVADKEYYFDRNPSLFRYVLNFYYTGKLHVMEELCVFSFCQEIEYWGINELFIDSCCSNRYQERKEEGPEKDWDQKSNDRSIDSSNEESSIFDKELEKFDNLCFGEIRKKIWVRMENPAYCLSAKLIAVSSLSVVLASIVAMCIHSMPEFQRLDANDREIEDPVLEAVEITCIIWFTAELVIRLITAPSQKKFWKKPLNIIDFVSIIPFYATLAVDTKEEESEDIENMGKVVQILRLMRIFRILKLARHSVGLRSLGATLRHSYQEVGLLLLFLSVGISIFSVLVYSVEKDDDSSELHSIPVCWWWATISMTTVGYGDTYPVTLAGKLLGTLCIICGILVVALPITIIFNKFSKYYQKQKDIDPDQCNNDRKEKCNDLPYFNIRDIYAKKMHSFISSLSSVGIVVSDQDSTDASSIEDMEDIYNTTSLENGTGK